TCGATCTGTTCAATACGCTGGTGGTATCGCAGAAACTCCCGATTTTCTCCATATCGGGGGAGCCTTACAACGAGCTTTTGGCGAGAATCGCCATGCAGGCCGAGGTGGACGTCATTATCCTGGGCGGCATGGGCCTCAAATACGACGACTATATCTATTTCCGGGATACGCTCGAACAGGGCGGTTCCCTTTCAAAGACCGTCATGTTTGTCCATACGGCGGCGGACCCCACGGTGGAATGCCTGATGGTGCCCGATCTGTCGCTGGCGGTGGCCGAGCGCTTCGCGCTGCAGAACAAAAACGTCCTGGTGCTTTTGACCGACATGACGAGTTTTGCCGATTCCCTGAAGGAAATCGCGATCTCCCAGGACCAGGTGCCCTCCAACCGGGGCTATCCGGGAGACTTGTACAGCCAGCTGGCAGCCCGTTACGAAAAGGCCGTGGACTTCGAGACGGCGGGATCCATCACGATCCTTGCGGTCACGACCATGCCCGGCGACGACGTGACCCACCCGGTGCCCGACAATACCGGCTACATTACCGAAGGGCAGTATTACCTCAAGGGCGGGAGAATCGAGCCTTTCGGATCCCTTTCGCGGCTGAAGCAGCAGGTGAACGGCGACACGAGAAAAGACCACCGGGCCATTATGGACGGCATGATCAAGCTCTATTCCTACTACAAAGACACGCTGGAGAAAAAGTCCATGGGCTTCATGATGAGCGCCTGGGACGAAAAGCTCCTCAAATACGGCGTCCGCTTTGAAAGCGACATGATGGACCTTTCGGTCAACATTCCCCTCGAACGGGCACTGGACTTGGGCTGGGAGATTCTGGCTGACTGCTTTACGCCGGAAGAGACAGGCCTCAGGACAGAGCTTATCGCGGAATACTGGAAAAGTTGAAAAACAAAACGAATAGCTCTCAGGTGAGGATATGGCAAAAATCAAGCTGACAAAAAACGAGCTCAAAAAGCAAAAAGACGCGCTCAAAATGTTCCGGCGGTACCTGCCGACGCTGCAACTGAAAAAACAGCAGCTGCAGGCGGAGATCCGCTCCGTGGAACAGCGGGTCCGCGAACTCCGGGAAAAAAAGGCCGCGCTCCACGAGAGCTTCAAGGTCTGGCTCGGGGTATTCGGGGAAAAGGGCGTATTTTTGCCGAAGATTTTAAAAATCACCAAACTTCTGACGAGCCGCGGAAATATCGCGGGCGTGGAGATTCCGGTATTCGAAGGGGTGGAATTTGAGACGGAACGCTACAGCTTCTTTGAAAAGCCGCTGTGGCTCGATGCCGCAGTGGACCGCATGAAGACGGTCTTAGCGGTGGATCTGGAGGCGAAAACCATGGAAGAGCAGCAGGAGCGCCTCGAAAAGGAGCTTAGGACGACTTCCCAGCGCGTGAACCTCTTTGAAAAGGTCAAAATCCCCGAATCCCGGGAGAACATCCGGAAAATCCAGGTCTATCTGGGCGACCAGCAGACGGCCGCCGTCGTGCGCGGAAAAATTTCCAAGGAGAAAAAGGAGAGGACAGCCCAATGATTATACCGATGAAGAAAGCGGCCATCCTGACCCTTGAAAAGGACATTACGGCATCCCTGGAGCGCCTTCGCGCCCTGGGCGTATTGCATATCGAAAAAAAGGAAGTGGCCTCCGCCGAGCTGGAGGCGAGACTTGAGGAAAAGGCCCGGATCGAAAAGGCAAAGCAGATTTTGATGAACTTTGCCCCGAAGAAAAAAGAAGAAGTCGCCGATGGCGCTTCCGACCCGGGAGAAATCCCCGCGGATCCGGCCGGAGCGATCTTGTCTCTGGCGGAAAGCCGCAAGCAAAAAGAAGAAGAAATCGCCAAAAACGCGCGGGAAATGGCAAGAATCGCCCCCTGGGGGGATTTTGACCCCGAGACTTTGGCGGACATCGAAAAGACCACTGGTCCCTTATATCTCTACGAGCTTTCGGACAAGACCTACGGCAACCTCCCCGAAGACGCGAGGGTCATCGTATTAAAGAAAGTCAAATCCCGGGTGTTTCTCGTCGTACCGGGGACGCCCCTTGAAAATGAGACGCCCTTTGCCGTTCCCAAAGAATCCCTGGGGACGCTTTCCGCGAGAAATGAGGCGCTAAGCTCTGAAATCGCCGATATTGGCGCAGGCCTTACGGAGAAGGCAAGACTTTTGCCCTATCTCGATACGCTTCTTAAGGAAGCGGAGCGGGCCGTCGAGTACGAGACCGCCAAGGCGGGAAGGGAAGCGGTTACCGCAAAGGATGAAGGGGTCATTCCCATATCGCTTCTTTCGGGCTGGATCCCCGAGCCCCTTTTGGGGGAAGTGAGCCAATGCGCAAAAGAACAGGGCTGGGCCCTTTCCGTAAGCGATCCCGGTGAAGGGGACAGACCCCCGACCTTAACGAAAAACAACAAAGCGGTCGAGATCATCAAGCCCCTTTTCGGCTTTATCGGGACGGTCCCGGGCTACAGCGAATACGACATCAGCCCCAGTTTTCTTCTTTTCTTCAGCGTATTTTTCGCGATGATCTTCGGAGACGCGGCCTACGGCGTGATCTTGCTGGCGGCCACTTTGGCCGGGGGCCTTCTCGCGAAGAAAAAGAGCGGGAAATTTCCCGACGCGGCCAAGCTCTTTACGCTTTTGGCTTCAACGACGATCATTTGGGGCGCCGTCAACGGATCCTGGTTTGCCGCCCCCTACGGGAGCCTGCCGGGCGTCCTTCAGGCGCTGGTCATCCCGCAATTCCGGGAAGGAGGGCCGCTTTTCTTAAGATTCTTCAGCGGGCTCATGGGTCTCGCGCCGGGCTATACGCCTTCGGACGCCGCCCAGTGGAACGTGCAGTTCTTCTGCTTCAGCCTGGGGATCGTGCAGCTCGTCTACTCCCACATCAAAAATATCAAGCGGCTGGTAAAGGGAGGTTCGACCTTGGTCGCCTTATCCCAGGCCGGCTGGCTCATCATGATGCTGGGGCTCTATTTCCTGGTGCTCTCGATGTTACTCAAAGTGAGACAACCGGGCTTTACGGTTCCGCTGATCCTCGCGGGGATCATCATTTATTTCATTTTCGCCAATCAAACGGGCGGGAACTTCCTCGTCAACATCGGAAAGAGCTTCGCCAACTTCCTGCCGACGTTTTTAAACGCCGTGGGGAGCTTCGCCGACATCATCAGCTATATCCGGCTCTTCGCGGTGGGACTGGCGGGCACGAAAATCGCCCAGTCCTTTAACGCCATGTCGGGGATCGGCGCCGTAAGCGCGGGAGGACCGTCGGTCGGGACATTTATCTTAAGGCTCGCGGGCGCGATTTTCATTCTGGCCTTCGGGCACGGGCTCAACATGATGATGAACGCCCTTTCGGTCATTGTCCACGGCGTGAGACTCAATCTTCTGGAATACGCGGGGAACCACCTCGGCATGGAATGGTCGGGCTACGCCTACAAGCCCTTTGGCGGCGGGGCGCGGCAGGAACAATAAAAAGCTTCACGGAAACAAGTAAATCACATATCGAACAAGGAGAGGAATATGGATCAAGGAATTCTCGGACAAATCGGAATAGGCGCCTGCCTGGGACTGGCGGCGATGGGATCGGCGGCCGGCGCGGGCGTCGCTGGACAGGCGGCAATAGGCGCCTGGAAGAAATGCTTTGTACAGAACAGACCGGCCCCCTTTATCCTGGTGGCCTTCGCGGGAGCGCCCCTGACACAGACGATCTACGGCTTTATCCTGATGCAGACGCTGGCCGGGGCCGCAAGCCTCACGGCCTATCAGCTGCTGGGCCTGGGGATCTTCTCGGGCTTGGGAATCGGGGCTTCGGCCCTCGTGCAAGGACAATGTTCGGCCGCGGCCTCTGACGCCTACGCCGAAACGGGACAGGGCTTCGGAAACTATATGCTTGTGGTCGGCCTTTGCGAAACCATCGCCCTTTTCGTGATGGTATTCTCAATGTTGATCGCGGGGTAACGGGCGAATCACGAAACAACAAAAAAATCTGTTACAGGGGATGGTTCCCTTGTAACAGAATTTTTGCGTCCGTGAATTTTTTCAGGCCAGTGGCGCCCCCATGGTCGGGGTGTCGATACGGATCACCAGGTATTTGACGAGGTCTTTGGCGATCAACCTGTGGTCGGTTCCTTTGGGGACGACGATAAATTCGCCTTCGTCCAGTTTGATAAACCTGTCTTCGGTCTCCAGATAAAAGGACCCCTCGATGACGTAGAGCATTTCGTCGGATTGGGGATGGCAGTGGTATTCCGTCGTTTTTTCCTCAAGGGTGAACACGTTCAAATTGAGATCGTTGAGCCCGCCGACTTTTTCATAAGAAGACATTGCGCAAGCGCTGTTTACCGCTTCTTTCAGATTCACTTTCCGAAGCATCTGAAACCAACCTCCTGAAATAAGAAATCAATACACCCGTATTATAACATAAACTTATGGAAAATCAATAACTTATATATTATATCAATCATTTCCGAAAAAGAGGTTGTTTTTTTGATCAAATCATCCCGAAAGCGACCAGGTTGACAGATTTTCCACAGGGTCATATTTGAATTTCCGTTCCGCATAGCGGAACGGCAGGGGAAAAGGAAGAAAATGGGCGGGGAAACGCCCCGGAAAGCGGGAAAAGTTAAAGAGGGGAAACCCGAAAATTCCGGAAAAAGCGCGGGAAAGACTTGACAGAACAGGAAAAAAATGATAAAATGGTATGCTTGAAAAAGACACGCGGCCTGATGACGGGGCAGGGTGTTCCCTTTGGGAATGGCTTCGTTTCGAAGGCGGCGGAAGAAAAAACCAAAAACAGGAGGAAAACATGTCAGTTGTAACAATGAAGCAGTTGCTGGAAGCGGGGGTACATTTCGGGCACCAGGCCAAAAGATGGAACCCCAAAATGTCCAAATTTATTTTTACCGAAAGAAACGGCATCCACATCATCGATTTGCACAAATCGCTGAAACGGATCGAGGAAGCCTACAACGTCTTGCGCAACATCGCCCAGGACGGCGGCAAGATCCTTTTCGTGGGAACGAAAAAGCAGGCCCAAGAAGCGGTCCGGGACCAGGCGGAGCGCTCGGGGATGTACTATGTGAACTCCCGCTGGCTCGGCGGCATGCTCACGAATTTTCAGACGATCAAATCCCGGATCGAGCGGCTCAAGGAGCTGGAGCGCATGGATCAGGACGGGACCCTCGATTCTTCTTATACGAAGAAAGAAGCGGCCAAATACCGCAAGGAAATGGGGAAGCTCGCCAAGAACCTCACGGGGATCAAAGACATGAAACAGACGCCCGCCGCGATTTTTGTGGTGGACTGCAAAAAAGAAGAACTGGCGGTCAAGGAAGCGGCCAATTTGGGCATTCCCGTTATCGCCATGATCGATACCAACGTGGATCCGGATTTGATCACGTATCCGATCCCCGCCAACGATGACGCGATCCGCTCCGTCAAACTGATCTCGTCGGTTGTGGCCAACGCCATCATCGAAGGAAACCAGGGCAAGGAAGAAATGATCGTCGACGAAGAGGCGGCCCCCGCGGCCAATGTAGAAGTCGGCGCGGCCAATAACGCCCCGACGGCGTAAAAAAAATCAGGAGGAAAGAGAAACAATGGCAGAAATTACCGCAACACAGGTCAAGGAATTACGGGAAAGAACGGGCGCGGGCATGATGGATTGCAAGAAGGCGCTCATTGAAAATAACGGCGATATGGAGAAAGCCATCGATTATCTGCGCGAAAAGGGCATCGCCAAAGCCGTCAAACGGGGCGGGAAAATCGCCGCCGAAGGGCTCATTTTTGACGCCCTCGCCAAAGACAACAAAGACGCGGTATTGGTGGAATTCAATTCCGAGACGGACTTTGTCGCCAAAAATGCCGAATTTATCGAATTCGGGAAAAAGCTGGCGGCCACGGCCCTCGAAAAGAAGATCACCACGGTGGAAGATTTGGCCAAAGCCGAATTCGCCCCGGGCAAGACCGTAGAAGAAGCGAAGACGGATCTGATCGCCAAGATCGGGGAAAACATGAATATCCGCAGACTCACCCTCGTCCACGCCAGAGAAGGCTTTGTGGTAACCTACAGCCATCTGGGCGGAAAATTGGGCGTTATCGTCGAGCTCACCGGTGAAGCGACCCCCGAAAATATCGTGATCGGAAGGGACATCGCCATGCACGTGGCGGCAATGGATCCCCGCTATCTGCACCGCTCTGAGGTTACGACCGAAGATCTCGAGCACGAGAAGGAAATCGCGAGAAAGCAGCTCGAAGCCGAAGGAAAACCGGCCCAGATCATCGAAAAGATCCTGATCGGCAAAATGAACAAATTTTACGAGGAGAACTGCCTCTGTCACCAGGAATTTGTCAAAAACAAGGACCTGACCGTGGAAAAATACGCGGGTTCCCTTAAAGTCCTCTCCTTCGTCCGCTACAAGGTGGGCGAGGGCATCGAGAAAAAAGTCGAGGATTTTGCGGCGGAAGTGGCGGCCCAGATCAGGGGATAAGCAAAAAGACCTTAAAAATAGGGGAGCCGCCGGGCGCCTCTATTTTTTCGAGAATAGCCAAAAAGACGGAGGTTCCATGGACACAAAACCAGTTTACCGCAGAGTGCTTTTGAAACTGAGCGGAGAGGCCCTGATGGGGGAAAGGGAGTTCGGCATTTCCTCCGACGTCATCACCTCTTACGCGAGACAGATCAAGGAAATATCGCAATTGGGCGTGGAACTCTCGATTGTGATCGGCGGCGGCAACATCTTCCGGGGACTCTCGGGGGCGACCGAAGGCATAGACCGGGTGACCGGCGACCACATGGGCATGCTCGCCACCGTCATCAATTCCCTGGCGCTCCAGAACGCCATCGAGCGGATAGGCGTCCAGACAAGGGTCCAGACGGCAATCGAAATGCCCAAGATCGCAGAACCCTTTATCAAGAGAAAAGCCCAGCGGCATCTCGAAAAAGGGCGGGTCGTGATCTTCGGCGCGGGGACCGGCAATCCCTATTTTACCACCGATACGGCGGCGGCTTTACGCGCCATCGAAATGAACGCCGAAGTCGTATTGAAGGGGACGAAGGTCGACGGCATCTACGACAAGGACCCCGTGAAATACCCCGACGCCGTGCGCTATGAAAAAGTAGGCTATACGGAGGTTTTGAGCAAAAATTTGAAAGTCATGGACGCGACGGCCATATCGCTCTGCCGGGAGAACAAGCTCCCCATTGTCGTCTTCAATTCCCTCGTGGAAGGAAACATGATGCGGGTGATCCTGGGGGAACCCATCGGCACCGTGGTCGTAGCGGACTGACCCTGGAAAGATAAGCGCAATTGAGCAAAAGGAGGAAATCATGACCGGAAAAGACATCGTAAACGACTGCAAGGAGAAAATGGAAAAGACCATTGAGGCCACCAAGGGCAAATTTGCCAATATCCGGGCGGGACGGGCCAGCGTCGCCATTCTGGACGGCATCAAAGTCGACCAGTACGGACAGCCCGCCCCCTTGAAACAAGTGGCCACCGTGGCCGCCCCCGAGGCCAGGCTTCTCACCATTGACCCCTGGGACAAGAGCATGATCAAGGGAATCGAAAAGGCCATCCTCGCCGCCAATATCGGGCTCACCCCCGGAAACGACGGCAAGATCATCCGGCTCGTGCTGCCGGAGCTCACGGCCGAGCGCCGCAAGGAATACGTGAAATTGGCCAAAACCGAGGCCGAAAACGGCAAGATCGCGATCAGGAATATCCGGAAGGACGTCAATAACGCCTTGAAAAAGCTCGAAAAAGACAAGGCGAACCCGGTCTCCGAAGACGAGATCAAAAAATTCGAAGACGAGGTGCAAAAGCTGACCGACGGCAACATCAAGCTGATCGACGAGCTTACGGCCAAAAAGGAAAAAGAGATCACGACGGTCTGAATTTTCCCCGGCCCCAAAAAAGACTTCAAACCATGAAAAATTGAGATACCGGAGGATGACACTTTTCATAGCGTCATCCTCCCTTTTTTGTTATAATAAAAAAGCGGGCCCGCCGTGAATCGGCATATGCCGGTGTCTCTGGACATATACGGGAAGTTTTGGGAGGGAAAATGAGAAAACCCAACGGATTTGGCAGCATAGACAAATTGCCCGGGAAACGGCGACGACCCTGGCGGGCGAGAAAGACGGTCGGATTTGATGACAAGGGAAAGCAGAAAAGACGGAGCGTGGGTTGCTTCAGGACCATGCGGGAGGCCATGCGCGCGCTGGAGGAGGAGGCGAAAAAGGCCGAAAACGGCAGGGGAAATGTAACGCTCCGGGAGATCTACGAGATGTGGCGGCAGATGAATTTCCGCAACTACGCCAAAAATACCGTGGCCCTCTACGAAATGGCCTTCCGGCAGCTGAAGGCCATCCACGACGAGAGCTTTTCGGGATTGAAGCCCACGGACCTCCAGAATACCTTTAACCGGATGCGCCTGGCCGAGAGCTCCAAGCGGGCGGTGAAGGCGCTTTTAAACGCCATTTATCGCTTTGCCCTGACCTACGAGTACGTCGAGCGGAACTTGAGCGGGGCCGTAAAGCTGGGGAAGCCGGTCCCCATTGTGTACCGCAAGGTCTTTACGGCGGGGGAAATCAAAAAACTCTGGATCCACAAGGACGACCGCATCGTGGCGACGATTTTGATCATGATTTATTCGGGGCTGAGGGTCGGGGAAATCCTCACGCTCCAGCGGAAAAACGTCTATTTGCAGCGACGCTATATGCGCTGCGGGATCAAGACCAAAGCGGGAAAGGACCGGATCGTGCCCCTGCACCGGAAGATCATTCCGCTGCTGGAAGAGCTCATGCGGGCAAACCCCGGAAAGAATTTTGTTTTCCGCATGCCCTACTCGAGCTACCGGGCGAGATTCCGGGACGCCTTGAAAATGGCGGGGACAGGCCCCCACACGACCCACGATTGCAGGCACACCTTCGCGACGCTATTGAGCCGGGCCGAGGCAAACGAAACCTCGATCCGGCAGATGATCGGGCACAAAACCTACGAGACTACGGAAAAAATCTATGTCCATAAGAATCTCAAGGACCTCAAGAAAGCCGTTGACAAGATCAAAGACTGAAGCCTTGGGGCCGTGGGCTGTTTGTGGCCTGTAAATGTGACAAATTTCCGAAAAATCGGGAAGGACAGCGCCTTTTTGTCCGATTGCGGGAAAAAGCCCGAGAGACGGACGAAAAAAAGTTGAAAAAAGTTAAAAAAAATTTTTGCGGGATTTTTAGGAAAAGGCTTTGAAACCAGAAAAATGGCGGGTTTGTTGACGAATAAAAAAAAATAAAAAATATTTGCAAAATTCTGAAAATGTGGTATAATTGTCGTAGGATAGATCAGAATAGTTCGATGTAGAAGGGACAGTTCAGGTATGATGACGATACCTGATAGAAGTCTTTTTACAAATAACTATTTTGGTGTATAATTGTTACACCTGGATATGGCTCCGGAAGGCGCTGTAATCCAAATATTCTCAAAAGGGGAGATAAAATTATGAAGAAACTAGCGATTTTGTTAGGAACATTAGTAGTTGCCGCCAGCGCTTTTGCGGGCGGAAAAGAACCTGCCGCTCCTGAAGTTAAGACAATCGTTCAGGAAACTGTTGTTTATCGGAGCGCTCCGACAACCGGAAGCATCACGTTCCGCTATCAGGTAATGGGACCTGCGGCCGGCTATGACGACAAAGGCGTAGGCAAGTATTACAGAGAAAACGGTTATTCCGGAGACTTCGGAAGACTGAGAATTGATGGTTCTGTTGGCCTGACAGACAAATTGGGCTTTGGTTTCCAGGTTCGGACAGACGGCGAATTAGGTTTGGATGACAAAGATCCCACGATTCGGGATGCTTCCAGATTCCGGGCTTGGTTCACTTACAAACATGATTTCCTGAACGCGACATCGAGATTGTGGTACGGCGACACCGGCGCTTATTATAATGGCGGCGTTGGCGGCGGAACAGAAATCCCCGGCGGAGACGCTCTGGAATATCGCTTTATGGTTCCCTTGGCCGAATACTTCTTCGACAATGATTTCGTAAAGACAGCGAAATTCAACGTTGGACCGCAGGTTGGCTATGTATGGGATCATTCCGGTGGATCGACAGCTACATATTATGCCGGTCTTGCTCTTGAAACAACGCATACGTTCCCCTTGGGCTTCAGCTTGGACGTAAACGTTTACGGACACTATGTAAAGACAAACATCGACAGCTACTATGATCTTGATAAGAGCAACGATTTCCAGGCTTACATCGAAGTTTACTTGAGAAACAAAGTTAAACTGGTTGATCTGAGCGATTCCGCGACATTGAGCTTCGTATTTGAAGGCGGATTCGATCCCTATGCGTTCTCTTCCAAGAAGATCTATACCGACAAATGGGGTGTTGATGGAACCACAGCTTACAGCCTTTACGCTCTGCCGACTCTGAGAGTTGACTGGGCCGCTACCGACAGTGTATCTGTGTTCGTAGAAGCCGGCGCCGAGT
The Fusobacteriaceae bacterium DNA segment above includes these coding regions:
- a CDS encoding V-type ATP synthase subunit B; protein product: MKKIYSKIESIVGNVITVRADGISYGDLAMVESAFGVSLAEVNRLDGEKVALQVFSGGRGISTGDSVQFLGHPMQVSFSDNLMGRVFTGSGKPRDNGPELHENLIEIGGPSVNPAVRIVPRNMIRTGIPMIDLFNTLVVSQKLPIFSISGEPYNELLARIAMQAEVDVIILGGMGLKYDDYIYFRDTLEQGGSLSKTVMFVHTAADPTVECLMVPDLSLAVAERFALQNKNVLVLLTDMTSFADSLKEIAISQDQVPSNRGYPGDLYSQLAARYEKAVDFETAGSITILAVTTMPGDDVTHPVPDNTGYITEGQYYLKGGRIEPFGSLSRLKQQVNGDTRKDHRAIMDGMIKLYSYYKDTLEKKSMGFMMSAWDEKLLKYGVRFESDMMDLSVNIPLERALDLGWEILADCFTPEETGLRTELIAEYWKS
- a CDS encoding V-type ATP synthase subunit D, encoding MAKIKLTKNELKKQKDALKMFRRYLPTLQLKKQQLQAEIRSVEQRVRELREKKAALHESFKVWLGVFGEKGVFLPKILKITKLLTSRGNIAGVEIPVFEGVEFETERYSFFEKPLWLDAAVDRMKTVLAVDLEAKTMEEQQERLEKELRTTSQRVNLFEKVKIPESRENIRKIQVYLGDQQTAAVVRGKISKEKKERTAQ
- a CDS encoding cupin domain-containing protein gives rise to the protein MLRKVNLKEAVNSACAMSSYEKVGGLNDLNLNVFTLEEKTTEYHCHPQSDEMLYVIEGSFYLETEDRFIKLDEGEFIVVPKGTDHRLIAKDLVKYLVIRIDTPTMGAPLA
- the rpsB gene encoding 30S ribosomal protein S2, yielding MSVVTMKQLLEAGVHFGHQAKRWNPKMSKFIFTERNGIHIIDLHKSLKRIEEAYNVLRNIAQDGGKILFVGTKKQAQEAVRDQAERSGMYYVNSRWLGGMLTNFQTIKSRIERLKELERMDQDGTLDSSYTKKEAAKYRKEMGKLAKNLTGIKDMKQTPAAIFVVDCKKEELAVKEAANLGIPVIAMIDTNVDPDLITYPIPANDDAIRSVKLISSVVANAIIEGNQGKEEMIVDEEAAPAANVEVGAANNAPTA
- the tsf gene encoding translation elongation factor Ts — encoded protein: MAEITATQVKELRERTGAGMMDCKKALIENNGDMEKAIDYLREKGIAKAVKRGGKIAAEGLIFDALAKDNKDAVLVEFNSETDFVAKNAEFIEFGKKLAATALEKKITTVEDLAKAEFAPGKTVEEAKTDLIAKIGENMNIRRLTLVHAREGFVVTYSHLGGKLGVIVELTGEATPENIVIGRDIAMHVAAMDPRYLHRSEVTTEDLEHEKEIARKQLEAEGKPAQIIEKILIGKMNKFYEENCLCHQEFVKNKDLTVEKYAGSLKVLSFVRYKVGEGIEKKVEDFAAEVAAQIRG
- the pyrH gene encoding UMP kinase — encoded protein: MDTKPVYRRVLLKLSGEALMGEREFGISSDVITSYARQIKEISQLGVELSIVIGGGNIFRGLSGATEGIDRVTGDHMGMLATVINSLALQNAIERIGVQTRVQTAIEMPKIAEPFIKRKAQRHLEKGRVVIFGAGTGNPYFTTDTAAALRAIEMNAEVVLKGTKVDGIYDKDPVKYPDAVRYEKVGYTEVLSKNLKVMDATAISLCRENKLPIVVFNSLVEGNMMRVILGEPIGTVVVAD
- the frr gene encoding ribosome recycling factor produces the protein MTGKDIVNDCKEKMEKTIEATKGKFANIRAGRASVAILDGIKVDQYGQPAPLKQVATVAAPEARLLTIDPWDKSMIKGIEKAILAANIGLTPGNDGKIIRLVLPELTAERRKEYVKLAKTEAENGKIAIRNIRKDVNNALKKLEKDKANPVSEDEIKKFEDEVQKLTDGNIKLIDELTAKKEKEITTV
- a CDS encoding site-specific integrase; this translates as MRKPNGFGSIDKLPGKRRRPWRARKTVGFDDKGKQKRRSVGCFRTMREAMRALEEEAKKAENGRGNVTLREIYEMWRQMNFRNYAKNTVALYEMAFRQLKAIHDESFSGLKPTDLQNTFNRMRLAESSKRAVKALLNAIYRFALTYEYVERNLSGAVKLGKPVPIVYRKVFTAGEIKKLWIHKDDRIVATILIMIYSGLRVGEILTLQRKNVYLQRRYMRCGIKTKAGKDRIVPLHRKIIPLLEELMRANPGKNFVFRMPYSSYRARFRDALKMAGTGPHTTHDCRHTFATLLSRAEANETSIRQMIGHKTYETTEKIYVHKNLKDLKKAVDKIKD